TCTTAGATACTAACGTCCTTTATCAAGCGTTAAGAGCAGAAAAAGGTGCTTCGCGAGCAATTTTGGAATTAGTTTTTGCTCAGAAGATTAAGTTAGGATTATCGATACCGGTATTTAAAGAATATGAAGAAGTATTAAATAGGCGAACTTCGAAAGTAGATTTAGGCATTACTGATAAACAAATAAAAAAGATATTGGGATTTATTGCTTATGTAAGTTATCCGCAAACGATTTATTTTGCCTTTCGTCCAAATTTACGTGATGAAGATGATAACCATTTTGTCGAACTTACGATAGCCTGTAACGCGGATTATTTAATTACTAGTAACGTAAAAGATTATTTAATAGATAACGATTTAAAATTTCAGGATTTGAAAGTTATAACACCGTCGAATTTTATGAACTATTGGAGGGAGAATTATGAAAACAAAAGCTAGCGTATTAACTATTAGAATTCCTTCTGAATTGAAGCATAAAATTGAAAAAGTGGCTGAAGAGCAGGGCGTTTCAATAAATCAGTTAGCGTTATATGCATTTACTAAAGAAATTCAAGATCTTGAAACTTCTCAATATTTTGAAAAATATTACAAAGGTAAAACTAAGAAACAAATTTTTGCGGATTTTAGAAATGTTCTTTCTGAGATCAATAGTGATGGCAAAGTTCCTGCTTGGGATAAGTTATAATATCTAATTCCCTTTATGGGGCACGTCGGCTAACTTCGTCTCCTCACTGCGTTCGGGATCGCTAATGCGCCCCTCACTTCGGGCTAAAGCCACATTGCTTTGTCACTTCGGTTTGCGAGACGCTCACTAAGGTTCGCTCAAACCTCGTGCCAACTCCTCGCGCATATGCGCTTCGGAGACGCAACGTCGAGGAGACTCTTTCGTTAGACGCAAAAGCCCCAAAAATATTTTTGAACACAAAATTACAATAAGAGAAAAGACTTTAATTAGTAACCAAAATAAGGGTTGACTTAGGTAACACTATTGTATATACTATGTTGTAACGAGTTAAAACATGGTCAAAAAGCTAATTCAACACGGTAACAGTTCTGCATTAATTATAGAAAAACCAATTCTTGAGCTTTTACATATTACTTCCGATACTTCTTTGGATATTAGCACGGATGGTAAAAGTTTAATTATTACACCTATCGATAGAAAATTAGAAACAAGTCTTGGAAAAATAAATAAGAAACACGGCAAGACACTTAAACGACTTGCTGAATGAATTTGAGTTCGATTAGATATTTATCTTACGAAGAAATTCTTTATATTCATAAGAACCAAATAGAAGAATACGGTGGCTCTTACGGGATAAGAGATAAAAATCTTCTTGAATCGGCAATTTCTCAGCCCCTTTCCGGATTTGATAATCAAGAGTTTCATATTGGTTTAATACAAAAGGCGGCTGCATATTTATTTTACCTTTGTAAAAATCACGCTTTTATCGATGGCAATAAACGTGTAGCCCTTGCATCAGCTCTGATTTTTCTAGATTTAAATGGCGTTGAAATAGAAGATCAAGAAGATTCGTTGTACGAACTCACGATCGGAGTTGCTGACGGAACTGTTTCATTAGAAAGCATTGTAAAGATTTTAGAAAAACTAAAACTTTAATTCAGTTCTAATAGAGGAGGGGCTTCAGCGCCTAACTTCATCTCCTCGCTCCGCTCAGGATTGCTAATGCAACCTTCGCTCCGGGCTAAAGCCACATTGCTTTGCCACTTCGGTTCGCGGGACGCGACTAAGGTCGCTCGAACCTCGTGTCAACCGCATCGCGCACAGGCGCTCGCGGCCGCAACGTCGAGGAGACTCTTTCGTTAAGCGAACATGCCGCGGATTTATCAGATGATTAAAATCATTTCGTTTGAGTATTTTTAAAGCAAAGTAACGCTTGACAATGTATCTCAATTGGGGAACAATCAAATTAAAGGGTAATTATCATGGCAAAAACAGCAATGATTCGGGCAAGAGTCGAAGGTAACTTAAAAAAGGACGTAGAAAATATACTCGACCATTTAGGTATCTCTGCTTCAGAAGCTATCAATATTTTTTATCATCAAATTAAACTTAGCAAAGGATTACCT
The window above is part of the Leptospira yasudae genome. Proteins encoded here:
- a CDS encoding putative toxin-antitoxin system toxin component, PIN family, translated to MKVVLDTNVLYQALRAEKGASRAILELVFAQKIKLGLSIPVFKEYEEVLNRRTSKVDLGITDKQIKKILGFIAYVSYPQTIYFAFRPNLRDEDDNHFVELTIACNADYLITSNVKDYLIDNDLKFQDLKVITPSNFMNYWRENYENKS
- a CDS encoding toxin-antitoxin system HicB family antitoxin; amino-acid sequence: MKTKASVLTIRIPSELKHKIEKVAEEQGVSINQLALYAFTKEIQDLETSQYFEKYYKGKTKKQIFADFRNVLSEINSDGKVPAWDKL
- a CDS encoding AbrB/MazE/SpoVT family DNA-binding domain-containing protein, producing MVKKLIQHGNSSALIIEKPILELLHITSDTSLDISTDGKSLIITPIDRKLETSLGKINKKHGKTLKRLAE
- a CDS encoding type II toxin-antitoxin system death-on-curing family toxin — translated: MNLSSIRYLSYEEILYIHKNQIEEYGGSYGIRDKNLLESAISQPLSGFDNQEFHIGLIQKAAAYLFYLCKNHAFIDGNKRVALASALIFLDLNGVEIEDQEDSLYELTIGVADGTVSLESIVKILEKLKL
- a CDS encoding type II toxin-antitoxin system RelB/DinJ family antitoxin, coding for MAKTAMIRARVEGNLKKDVENILDHLGISASEAINIFYHQIKLSKGLPFPVKIPNKVTQKTFEATDKKKGIKSFKSKEELFTKLEI